A window of the Ostrea edulis chromosome 1, xbOstEdul1.1, whole genome shotgun sequence genome harbors these coding sequences:
- the LOC125664309 gene encoding von Willebrand factor A domain-containing protein 7-like produces MAMKTVFLLMWIVRSAFSFFPTQESGKLGDYSHQSITERALYESAGSFIQKYVNAGTGTARYASRSAIDVTGEFFRGDRSSEAVFGTVVETIVWGNNNAQRTYAAVAMRTMNAEMIFAGNLLLQSQRDQIIVLSQSPTPDWNNIRKLIGEYLFTMQMFYSNTNWIETHGNVTSSELGIRGRTLMSTAPPGVSTCAGCPYSHPLIDKHSCQNNILVNGQYLTSGYLSSQGIPKPKGNDTAGYGKCSHGGKNDDYSSVNAIGGINKETSDSNLSPHFYLHAMAGEVAVDATAQFFVGEVTGLLDQIGPRLFGELIGLPVACKDCLKPGLSLAYVIDTSLSMSTDFQQIQTKVAETIQSALRENQSTPSDFILSTFSDPVSLNTIRNTTDGYEMMSWIREMKQEGGGDCPEYSFNGLLAALKIIRPDSCLFFYSDADPKDPELERVVLQIAAQKNIHIAFLIKGTCNTGLPFLDRLENATKATCLKQSLDKGRRKRHADETVIHQPWNKLYSFGEPKQDRGSILSVLPVVSAGAIVIVLVVAMILRNRSKVSRYD; encoded by the exons ATGGCGATGAAGACGGTTTTCCTTCTAATGTGGATTGTTCGATCCGCGTTCAGCTTCTTTCCCACACAGGAAAGCGGCAAACTGGGAGACTACAGCCACCAAAGTATCACTGAGCGCGCCCTCTATGAATCTGCGGGGTCTTTTATCCAAAAGTATGTTAACGCGGGCACGGGGACAGCAAGGTATGCGTCAAGGAGCGCCATCGACGTGACTGGGGAATTCTTTAGAGGAG ACAGGTCATCAGAGGCGGTGTTTGGTACAGTGGTGGAAACCATTGTATGGGGCAACAACAACGCACAGCGGACGTACGCCGCCGTCGCCATGAGAACCATGAACGCGGAAATGATTTTTGCAG GCAACCTCCTCCTGCAGTCCCAGAGAGACCAGATCATTGTTCTCTCCCAGTCCCCCACCCCCGACTGGAACAACATCAGGAAACTGATTGGGGAGTACCTGTTTACTATGCAGATGTTCTATTCCAATACCAACTGGATAGAGACTCACGGAAACGTCACGAGCAGCGAGCTTG GGATTCGAGGAAGGACCCTGATGTCGACAGCACCACCTGGCGTCTCAACTTGTGCGGGTTGTCCCTACTCACACCCACT AATAGACAAGCACTCTTGCCAGAATAATATCCTAGTTAATGGCCAGTACCTTACAAGTGGATATCTCAGTTCTCAAGGCATCCCAAAGCCCAAAG GGAACGACACGGCAGGGTACGGTAAGTGTAGTCACGGCGGAAAGAATGACGACTACTCCTCAGTGAACGCTATAGGAGGAATCAACAAAGAAACATCGGACTCCAACCTGTCTCCTCACTTCTATCTGCACGCCATGGCGGGAGAGGTCGCGGTGGATGCAACCGCCCAGTTCTTTGTCGGTGAAG tGACTGGACTTCTTGATCAAATTGGACCCCGACTATTTGGAGAACTTATCGGACTACCAGTGGCGTGTAAAGACTGCTTGAAACCCGGGTTATCACTTGCTTACGTCATCGACACGTCATTGTCAATGTCAACCGACTTTCAGCAAATTCAAACGAAAGTAGCCGAGACAATCCAGTCCGCTTTACGGGAAAACCAATCAACGCCATCAGATTTCATCCTGTCTACGTTTAGTGATCCAG TATCGCTGAACACTATCAGGAATACCACTGATGGCTATGAGATGATGAGTTGGATAAGGGAAATGAAACAAGAAGGGGGAGGTGACTGTCCTGAATATTCTTTCAATGGCTTACTTGCAG CCCTGAAGATAATTCGACCagattcttgtttgtttttctaCTCTGATGCTGACCCAAAAGATCCCGAATTGGAGCGAGTGGTTTTACAGATAGCTGCTCAGAAGAATATTCATATTGCATTCCTCATCAAGGGCACTTGTAATACCGGTCTTCCGTTCCTTGACCGACTGGAGAATGCCACAAAAGCCACATGTCTGAAGCAAAGTCTGGACAAAG GAAGAAGAAAAAGACATGCTGATGAAACGGTTATTCACCAGCCGTGGAACAAGCTGTACTCTTTTGGGGag CCCAAGCAGGACCGTGGTTCGATTCTTTCTGTCCTACCTGTCGTCTCTGCTGGAGCCATTGTCATTGTCCTGGTGGTGGCCATGATTTTACGTAACAGGTCAAAGGTCTCAAGATACGACTGA